In the Nicotiana tabacum cultivar K326 chromosome 16, ASM71507v2, whole genome shotgun sequence genome, one interval contains:
- the LOC107795317 gene encoding uncharacterized protein LOC107795317 has translation MDSSSENNHEIAIVMVPFPAQSHLNQLLQLACIFTSSYKFPVYYVGSATHNLQARVRANALNPSDIAKIHFHDLPTPDFASPTPDPNALSKFPSQLFPSYDANSKLLREPIASFLRDISSKSRRVVVVHDVLMSYNVQDVSSLHNIESYIFNCVSVFFMYCSFICIPKGMSIPLEDELLEKLPSLESDSPEEINKLVTFQLQYRDIRSGDLYNSNKVLEGNFLDLMAKFASTQNKKQWAIGPILPTKLDHVSNKRNICLDWLDNQFPRSVLYVSFGSSTTFSDKEVKELAMGLERSEQKFIWVLRDADRGDIFKGEDRRFELPEGFEERVKGVGLVVREWAPQLEILAHSSTGGFMSHCGWNSCIESITMGVPIAAWPMHSEQPINSFFVTEILKIGLIVREWEKREELVSASTIENVVRKLMASEECDEIRKRAEELGAAELAMGLERSKQKFIWVLRDADKGDILTGEARIFELPEGFEERLKGVGLVVRDWAPQPEILAHSSTDEMSLKKEAIGSRKSMHALKSVGLLLDAKSGVLGRSWKWILAMSEGFKALARTLALWFSIAVVMVPLPAQGHLNQLLHLSRLVSSYNIPVHYVGTTTHIQQAKIRAHGFDPVTITNIHFHEYQTPSFETPLPNPNASNKFPNHLMPSFYATFHQREPICALVRELLSVNTKKVVVIYDNLMNCVVQDLHEMPNTECYSFNSTSAFMSYSFLWEFKGKPVLPGTEHYDDIPSILDCFPTEFWDFLKIQEQFDGKIHCGKLYNSSRVIESLYLDLMAKEYDGLKQWAIGPFNPLEPKEKSKDSNKRHESLDWLGKQEPNSVIFVSFGTTTSLCDEEVKELAIGLEKSEQKFIWVLRDADKGDVFTSEVRKVQLPEGYEERIKERGIIVRDWAPQLEILAHSSTGGFISHCGWNSCMESMSMGVPIAAWPMHSDQPRNSQLVTKYLKIGLTVRPWTRRDELVTSKIIENVVKTLMDSTEGDEMRKRAADLSNTIKKSVKDDGINRAEMDSFIAHITR, from the exons ATGGATAGCAGCAGTGAAAATAACCATGAAATAGCTATAGTTATGGTTCCATTTCCAGCTCAAAGCCATCTCAATCAACTTCTCCAACTTGCCTGCATATTCACCTCGTCGTATAAATTTCCAGTATACTATGTTGGTTCAGCCACACATAATCTTCAAGCTCGTGTTCGAGCCAACGCCTTAAATCCTTCAGACATAGCCAAAATCCATTTCCATGATCTCCCAACTCCTGATTTTGCTTCCCCTACACCTGATCCTAATGCACTGAGCAAATTCCCATCTCAACTTTTCCCATCCTATGATGCTAATTCTAAGCTTCTGCGCGAGCCTATTGCTTCTTTCCTTCGAGACATTTCGTCTAAATCAAGACGAGTTGTCGTTGTTCATGATGTTTTAATGTCATATAATGTTCAGGATGTTTCTTCTTTACATAATATTGAGTCTTATATATTTAACTGTGTTTCTGTTTTCTTTATGTATTGTAGTTTCATTTGCATACCTAAAGGAATGTCTATTCCACTTGAAGATGAATTACTTGAAAAGTTACCTTCACTTGAATCAGATTCACCTGAAGAGATTAACAAGTTAGTAACTTTTCAACTTCAGTATAGAGATATTAGATCTGGTGATTTATACAATTCAAACAAAGTACTTGAAGGTAATTTTCTTGATTTGATGGCAAAATTTGCTAGTACACAAAACAAGAAACAATGGGCAATCGGACCGATTTTACCTACTAAACTAGATCATGTATCAAATAAGAGAAACATATGTTTAGATTGGCTTGACAATCAATTTCCAAGATCAGTTCTTTATGTATCTTTTGGATCGTCTACTACATTTTCTGATAAAGAAGTCAAGGAGCTCGCGATGGGATTAGAGCGAAGTGAACAGAAGTTCATATGGGTGTTGAGAGATGCTGATAGAGGAGATATATTTAAAGGGGAAGATAGAAGATTTGAGTTGCCAGAAGGGTTTGAGGAAAGAGTTAAAGGGGTCGGGTTAGTGGTAAGAGAATGGGCGCCACAGCTAGAAATCTTGGCTCATTCGTCGACTGGTGGATTCATGAGTCATTGTGGATGGAATTCTTGTATAGAGAGTATTACTATGGGAGTGCCAATAGCTGCTTGGCCTATGCATTCTGAACAACCAATTAATTCCTTTTTTGTGACGGAGATACTGAAAATAGGCCTGATTGTGAGAGAGTGGGAGAAACGCGAGGAGCTGGTGAGTGCATCCACTATTGAGAATGTAGTGAGGAAGTTAATGGCGTCAGAAGAATGCGATGAGATTAGAAAAAGAGCAGAAGAATTAGGAGCAGCA GAGCTCGCGATGGGATTAGAACGAAGCAAACAGAAGTTCATATGGGTGTTAAGAGATGCCGATAAAGGAGATATCCTTACTGGAGAAGCTAGAATATTTGAGTTGCCAGAAGGTTTTGAGGAAAGACTAAAAGGGGTAGGCTTAGTGGTTAGAGATTGGGCACCACAACCAGAAATCTTGGCTCATTCGTCGACAG ATGAAATGTCTCTTAAGAAGGAAGCAATAGGCTCGCGTAAAAGCATGCACGCGTTAAAAAGTGTTGGGCTTTTGCTGGATGCAAAATCAGGAGTACTCGGGAGGTCATGGAAGTGGATCTTGGCAATGTCCGAAGGATTTAAGGCGTTGGCTCGAACCCTGGCCTTATGGTT CTCTATAGCTGTAGTCATGGTACCACTTCCAGCACAAGGCCATCTCAATCAACTCCTTCATCTCTCTCGACTCGTTTCCTCGTACAATATCCCTGTCCATTATGTTGGAACCACTACTCACATTCAACAGGCGAAAATTCGGGCTCATGGCTTTGATCCTGTCACCATAACAAATATTCATTTCCATGAATATCAAACACCTTCTTTTGAAACTCCCCTTCCAAATCCTAATGCTTCTAACAAATTTCCAAACCACCTAATGCCTTCTTTTTACGCCACGTTCCATCAACGCGAGCCAATTTGTGCTCTAGTACGCGAACTTTTGAGCGTGAATACTAAGAAAGTggttgttatttatgataatttgatgAATTGTGTGGTTCAAGATTTGCATGAAATGCCAAATACTGAGTGCTATTCTTTCAATAGTACTTCAGCTTTTATGTCATATTCATTTTTGTGGGAATTCAAAGGAAAACCTGTCTTACCTGGAACTGAACATTATGACGATATACCATCAATTTTAGACTGTTTTCCTACAGAGTTTTGGGATTTTTTGAAGATACAAGAACAATTTGATGGGAAGATTCATTGTGGTAAACTTTACAATTCGTCGCGAGTAATAGAAAGTTTGTACCTCGATTTAATGGCCAAAGAGTATGATGGATTGAAGCAATGGGCTATAGGTCCATTCAATCCTTTAGAGCCAAAAGAGAAGAGCAAAGACTCAAATAAACGCCACGAATCCCTCGATTGGCTTGGCAAACAAGAACCAAACTCAGTTATTTTCGTGTCATTTGGTACGACTACTTCGTTGTGTGATGAAGAAGTCAAAGAACTCGCGATTGGTCTAGAGAAAAGCGAGCAAAAGTTCATTTGGGTACTCAGAGATGCTGACAAAGGAGATGTTTTTACAAGTGAAGTTAGAAAAGTTCAATTGCCTGAAGgatatgaagaaagaataaaagaaagaggGATTATAGTAAGAGATTGGGCACCACAATTGGAAATTTTAGCACATAGTTCAACAGGCGGTTTTATAAGTCATTGCGGATGGAATTCGTGCATGGAGAGTATGTCAATGGGAGTTCCTATAGCAGCCTGGCCAATGCATTCAGATCAGCCAAGGAATTCTCAACTTGTAACAAAGTATTTGAAAATTGGACTAACTGTTAGGCCATGGACGCGTCGAGATGAACTTGTTACAtcaaaaataattgaaaatgttGTGAAAACTTTGATGGATTCAACAGAAGGAGATGAGATGAGGAAAAGAGCAGCAGATTTGAGTAATACTATCAAAAAATCAGTCA